The Novibacillus thermophilus genome segment CTTTTGAAAAACTGCGCATGGAGCCGAAAGATACGTGGCGTCTATTTTACGAAGAAAAGAAATTTCGTTCCGTCGCCGGGTTTATTACGGGGGCGAACCCACTGCACCGGGGACATGAATATATTCACAGAAATGCCCTCGAAGAAATTGACGGTTTACTGCTTCAGCCTCTCGTAGAAATGGCGAAGCGCGAATACACCCGCCACGAATTTCGCATGCTGGCTTATCGAAGTGTACTTGAGACGTATTATCCGAAAGAGAGGGCCATTCTCTCTCCTCTACGGGTGACGTACATTTTTGCCGGTCCTCGCGAAGCCGTGTTGCATGCGCTGATCATGAAAAATTACGGTTGCACCCATGCACTCATCGGCCGGGACCATGCGGGTATTGGTGATTATTACGACAAGTACGCCAGCCATTCCATATTTGATGAATTCACCCCGGAAGAAATGGGCATCGACATTCGACTGTTCCATGAAGTGTTTTACTGCCTGCGCTGTGACAGTCTGGCGACCGTGCAAACGTGCCGCCACGATGACAGTCTGAGAATTAACATCTCGGGAACCAATATTCGGGAAATGCTCCGCCACGGCATTTTACCGCCAAAAGAGATCGTACGGCCAGAGTCTGCTCGCATCGCCATGCAGGGAATTCAGCCTAAAGGTGTTGACGAAAACAGACAATCGATCTCCCCTGTTGGAAAAATTATTAAAGGAACCTTCCCCTTCTATCTGGAAAGAACGAGACTCGGCGGTCCGAAGCGCGATGTTCCGTTAAAGCCTGAAGAGCTTAACATCCGTGACTTGGAAGCTGTGGTGATGGATGTCCGACACAATGCTGATCGAGTCTACCGTGATGTGTTTGACGAATTCAGCTCGATTGGAGATACGAATCGCGACTTGCATCCAGAATGGAGGAAGCAGGCCCGCGATGCCATGAGATCCCAACAAAAAATGGTCGTAGAGGATTTGGAAGAAAAAGTGAAACAAGCGCCTGCCGTTGCCTCAGATGAATTCATGTACCAAGACAAGGAAGAAGCGCAACGGGAGCTCGCAGCGGCGAAAAAGATTCTCGATGAAATTCCGTCGACACTTCGCAATGAAGATTTAGAGTACCGGACGTGGAATCCGTTGCCGTACGCGCGTTACAGAGGCAGCGATGAACCAGCCAAAAAGAAAGAAAGTGTAAAACCGTAAGATTTAATATTAAGGACTTGCCGCTCGTAGAGCAGCAAGTCCTTTAAACGGGATGCTGTGACACTGTCATTTCTGTAAAGCAAATATAGGATAGAACCTGTAAGTGAGCAGAAAAGAACGGAAACGTATCAACGTTATTGATCGCCGGATTCAAGGTTCTATCACACGAGTGAAAGTTGAGATTGACAGTGCATTTTTTATCGCCATACTGTTGACAAGTCAACGATATTGTAATACAATGCGTATGAAGTTGATTAGTCAACTATAAGAGCGGCTTAGATTTGAAAAGTGGAAAGGAGTATCCCATGATTCACAATCTGTCACGAGAGGAAAAAGGTGTTATCTTAATGCGCCTGATGATGTTCACGGTCACGCTGTCATCGCTCAACGCCCTCACGTTTAATGTGGTCATTCCAGAAATTAGTGAGGAGTTCAATCTGACCCTGGCGCAAGTGAGTTGGCTGTCATCCGCATATACGCTTATTTATGCGTTTGGAACAGTGACGTATGGCAAGCTTTCCGATCGAATTCAATTGAAAAGTCTGCTGACATTCGGACTGTCTGTGTTTGCAGCGGGTTCGCTGATTGGATTCATTTCTCAGACTTTTTGGGTTGCACTGCTTGGCAGGTGTTTGCAATCTGTAGGGGCTGCGGCTGTACCGGCAATCGCATTGATCATTCCGGTGAGATATTTCACACCTGGAAAGAGAGGAACTGCCTTGAGCATGACTGCTGTCGGTGTCGCACTTGGGGGCGCTTTGGCACCTGTCGTTTCTGCGCTTGTCGTCAGCTTTGCGAACTGGAGATG includes the following:
- a CDS encoding sulfate adenylyltransferase produces the protein MDEAMFAHYPQQPHGGKLVNRVLTGRERDEELARAKELPMIVVDLEAVITIEMITTGVLSPNEGFMNESDYKSVLQNGRLSNGLIWPVPLSFAPIGKRNQEVIQSLAVGDEVALADETKEPVAILKIEDIFAYDKEERARHLFGTNDRNHPGVDSIYRRMGEYALGGPLKLLRRAHWGPFEKLRMEPKDTWRLFYEEKKFRSVAGFITGANPLHRGHEYIHRNALEEIDGLLLQPLVEMAKREYTRHEFRMLAYRSVLETYYPKERAILSPLRVTYIFAGPREAVLHALIMKNYGCTHALIGRDHAGIGDYYDKYASHSIFDEFTPEEMGIDIRLFHEVFYCLRCDSLATVQTCRHDDSLRINISGTNIREMLRHGILPPKEIVRPESARIAMQGIQPKGVDENRQSISPVGKIIKGTFPFYLERTRLGGPKRDVPLKPEELNIRDLEAVVMDVRHNADRVYRDVFDEFSSIGDTNRDLHPEWRKQARDAMRSQQKMVVEDLEEKVKQAPAVASDEFMYQDKEEAQRELAAAKKILDEIPSTLRNEDLEYRTWNPLPYARYRGSDEPAKKKESVKP